The segment AATGATCGCAATTGCCGCACGTCTCCTCAGGCGTCTCGCCGAAATGGCGGAGCAGGACATGGCGGCGGCAGCCCCCGGTTTCTACGAGCGCGCCCAAGGCGCCGAGCCGCGTGCGTTCGCCCGACTGGCGCTCGGGCTCCATCTCGTCGATCCGCTGGCGCGCGCGGACGAAATCCTCCGCCCCCCAGAAAAGATGCGCGGCGGCGGGCTCCCCGTCGCGCCCCGCGCGGCCGGTTTCCTGATAATAGGCCTCGATCGACTTGGGCATCGCGGCATGCGCAACGAAGCGGACATCGGGCTTGTCGATCCCCATGCCAAAGGCGATGGTCGCGACCATCACCATATCCTCGCTCGCGACGAAATCATGCTGGTTGCGCGCGCGCTGATCGGGCGACAGCCCGGCATGATAGATGCGCACCGCGCGGCCGCTTTCAGCGAGCATCGCGGCGATCTTCTCGGTGCCGCTGCGCGTGGGCGCATAGACGATGCCCGGCCCCGGCTCGGCGGCGAGGATCGCGCTCAACTGCTGGCGCAGCCCCTGGCGCGGGGTGATGGCGTAGCGGATATTGGGCCGGTCGAACCCGGCAACGATCAGCCCGGTCTCGTCGATCCCGAGCTGGACGAGAATATCGGCGCGCGTATGCGCATCGGCGGTGGCGGTAAGCGCCAGGCGCGGGACACCGGGAAACTCATCGAGCAAGGGACGGAGCAACCGGTAATCCGGGCGGAAATCATGCCCCCATTCGGATACGCAATGCGCCTCGTCGATCGCGAACAGCGCGACCGGCGCCTGACGCAGCAGGTTGCGAAACGCCTCCCCCGAGGCGCGTTCGGGGGCGACATAGAGAATGTCGAGTTCGCCGGCGCGGAAGCGCGCGAGCGTTTCGGCGCGATTCTCATCGACCGAGGTAAGCGTCGCCGCGCGGATGCCGACCGCAGTGGCCGCGCGCAGTTGATCGTGCATCAGCGCGATGAGCGGCGAGATGACGATGCAGGTTCCGGGCAGCGCAAGCGCGGGCAGTTGATAGCAAAGCGACTTGCCCGCGCCGGTCGGCATCACGGCGAGCGTGTTCTGCCCGCCCAGAACGCGGTCCACCACCGCGCGCTGGACGCCGCGAAAGGCGGGAAAGCCGAATGTCTCTTGAAGAATTGCCTCGGGACTTGCCTGCATGGCGCCTCCCTAGCCGCTGCATCCCCCCGAAGTCGACCGCCAAGGCCGTTTTTCGGGAATCAGGCTTCTTCCATCTCCTGCTCGACCGACTGGCGCGCCCACATTTCCGCATAGAGCCCGCCCTTGCGCAGCAGGTCCGCATGCCGGCCGCGTTCGGCCACACGCCCGGCTTCGAGCACGACGATCTCGTCGGCGTCGACGATGGTAGACAAGCGGTGCGCGATCACGATGGTGGTGCGCCGCGCCGAAACGGTGCTGAGCGTCGTCTGGATCGCAGCCTCGGTGCGGCTGTCGAGCGCGCTCGTCGCTTCGTCGAGGATGAGGATCGGCGGATCCTTGAGAAGCGTGCGCGCGATCGCGACACGCTGTTTCTCGCCGCCCGAAAGCTTCAGCCCACGTTCGCCCACCCGGGTGTCATATCCATCGGGCAGTCCTTCGATGAAATGCGCGATCGCCGCGCCCTTCGCCGCCGCGCGGACATCGGCATCGCCCGCGCCCTCGCGGCCATAGGCGATGTTGTAGCCGATGGTGTCGTTGAACAGCACCGTATCCTGCGGGACGATCCCGATCTCTGCGCGGAGCGACGCCTGGGTGACATGCGCGATATCCTGACCGTCGATCAGAATCCGGCCGCCGGTGGCGTCGTAGAAGCGGAAGAGCAGGCGCGCGAGCGTTGACTTGCCCGCGCCCGAGGGGCCGACCACGGCGAGCGTGCCGCCGGGCGGAATCTCGAAACTGACCCCCTTCAATATCTGCCGTTCGGGCTCATAGCCGAAATGGACATCCTCGAAGGTGAGGCGCCCCGAGCCGACCTTCAGGGCGGACGCATCGGGGCGATCGACAACCTCGGCGGGCGTATCGACCAGCGTGAACATCGCCTCCATGTCGATGAGGCCCTGGCGGATGGTGCGATAGACCATGCCGAGCATGTCGAGCGGACGGAAAAGCTGTGCGAGCAGCGTGTTGACAAGCACCACGTCACCCGTGGTGAACTGCCCCTTGCTCCACCCCCAGACGGTATAACCCATCGCGCCGCCCATCATGAGGTTGGTGATCAGCGACTGGCCGATATTGAGCCAAGCGAGCGAATTCTCGCTCTTGATCGCGGCTTCGGCATAGGATGACACCGCCTTGCCATAGCGATCGGCCTCGCGCTTCTCCGCGTTGAAATATTTGACCGTTTCATAGTTGAGCAGCGAATCGACGGCGCGCGCCACCGCGCCGGTATCGAGCGTGTTCATCTGATCGCGCAGCTTTGCACGCCAGTCGGTGATCGCGCGGGTGAACCAGATATAGGCGGCCACCATCGCAAAGGTCGCCAGCACCAGCCCCGATCCGAACTTCACCTGGAAGATCACCGCGACGGCCACCAGCTCGATCACCGTGGGCGCAATGTTGAAGAGCAGGAAATAGAGCATCACGTCGATGCTCTTCGTCCCCCGCTCGATCACCTTGGTGACAGCACCGGTACGGCGTTCGAGGTGGAAGCGCAGCGACAGCTGGTGAAGATGCGCGAAGACATGCGCCGAAAGACGGCGCGTGGCATCCTGCCCTACCCGCTCGAACACCGCGTTGCGCAGATTGTCGAACAACACACCACCGAAGCGCGCGCCCGCATAGGCCAGGATCAGCGCGATCGCGAGCGTGGCGGCGGGCTCCATCCCCGGCACCATCCGGTCGATCGCGCCCTTATAGGCAAAGGGCATGACGAGCGTGGTCGCCTTGGCGACGAGCACGAGCAGCAGCGCGCCGACGACGCGTGCCTTGAGTCCCGTCTCCCCCTGGGGCCAGAGATAGGGCAGAAACCGGCGGAGCGGTTCGAAGCTGGCGGTCGCGGTCGTGTTTTCGGTGATCGGTGGCATGGCTACCCATCTAGGCGCGCACGGACGCAACGCCAACTGCCACGCGGCGCAATTCGCCAGCGGCCAGCGCCTGGCATCGATGCAAAGGATGAAGGGGAGTGAACCGGCAGCGGTGAATGTGGGGATGCCGCCGCCGGCTCAGGGAACAGCATCGGATCGCTGCTGACCATATATTGCCCTGTGGGGAGGGGGCTTTGCACTATGGTCGCGCAATCCGAAGCATGGCGACGTCGCTTGCCGGCGCGCGGGCTCAGGGTCGTGACCAGAAACGGCCCTTCGCCATTATTGCGCGCCTTGGGCGACACCGGATCAACCCGCTTTCGCGTCGTGATCAACGCTGTTTTCGCATCGAGTCATCTGTTGCGGGAGTTTCAGACCGTGTCTTGTCGTTACGCCGCCCGAAAATGGAGGCTTTGCAGCG is part of the Sphingomonas sp. C3-2 genome and harbors:
- the recQ gene encoding DNA helicase RecQ, translated to MQASPEAILQETFGFPAFRGVQRAVVDRVLGGQNTLAVMPTGAGKSLCYQLPALALPGTCIVISPLIALMHDQLRAATAVGIRAATLTSVDENRAETLARFRAGELDILYVAPERASGEAFRNLLRQAPVALFAIDEAHCVSEWGHDFRPDYRLLRPLLDEFPGVPRLALTATADAHTRADILVQLGIDETGLIVAGFDRPNIRYAITPRQGLRQQLSAILAAEPGPGIVYAPTRSGTEKIAAMLAESGRAVRIYHAGLSPDQRARNQHDFVASEDMVMVATIAFGMGIDKPDVRFVAHAAMPKSIEAYYQETGRAGRDGEPAAAHLFWGAEDFVRARQRIDEMEPERQSGERTRLGALGALVETGGCRRHVLLRHFGETPEETCGNCDHCLTPPKGVDATETARKFLSAVYRTGQSFGVGHIEAVLTGQDNDKIRQRGHDALSVFGIVDRDEAALIKPVARALLVRDALRTTEHGGLELGPEARAVLRGEQAVSLILPPRRERRKRYSEANPIGDPLFEALRAKRRELAQEADVPPYVIFHDSTLREIAEARPRSVDEMARISGVGLRKLEAYGEAFVEVVLDAY
- a CDS encoding ABC transporter ATP-binding protein/permease, producing the protein MPPITENTTATASFEPLRRFLPYLWPQGETGLKARVVGALLLVLVAKATTLVMPFAYKGAIDRMVPGMEPAATLAIALILAYAGARFGGVLFDNLRNAVFERVGQDATRRLSAHVFAHLHQLSLRFHLERRTGAVTKVIERGTKSIDVMLYFLLFNIAPTVIELVAVAVIFQVKFGSGLVLATFAMVAAYIWFTRAITDWRAKLRDQMNTLDTGAVARAVDSLLNYETVKYFNAEKREADRYGKAVSSYAEAAIKSENSLAWLNIGQSLITNLMMGGAMGYTVWGWSKGQFTTGDVVLVNTLLAQLFRPLDMLGMVYRTIRQGLIDMEAMFTLVDTPAEVVDRPDASALKVGSGRLTFEDVHFGYEPERQILKGVSFEIPPGGTLAVVGPSGAGKSTLARLLFRFYDATGGRILIDGQDIAHVTQASLRAEIGIVPQDTVLFNDTIGYNIAYGREGAGDADVRAAAKGAAIAHFIEGLPDGYDTRVGERGLKLSGGEKQRVAIARTLLKDPPILILDEATSALDSRTEAAIQTTLSTVSARRTTIVIAHRLSTIVDADEIVVLEAGRVAERGRHADLLRKGGLYAEMWARQSVEQEMEEA